One window from the genome of Streptomyces sp. NBC_00708 encodes:
- the fabG gene encoding 3-oxoacyl-[acyl-carrier-protein] reductase, whose protein sequence is MGDSAHRVALVTGGSRGIGRATVLALARDGHDVAFCYRSDDEAARAVEKEAAQGAGTATGTRVDVTDAAAVRAWVTATEDRWGHIDAAVTAAGITRDNPLVLMEDEQWRQVIDTNLDGVYHVCRAVVFGMMKRRAGAIVNLSSVAGVYGHGTQTNYSASKAGIIGFSRALAKEAGRAGIRVNAVAPGFIETDMVAAMNDKARKEALSSIPLRRMGTAEEVADLVAYLVSDRAAYITGAVLQIDGGITI, encoded by the coding sequence ATGGGAGACAGTGCGCACCGGGTGGCCCTCGTCACCGGCGGATCGCGCGGCATCGGCCGGGCCACGGTGCTCGCCCTCGCCCGCGACGGCCACGACGTCGCCTTCTGCTACCGCTCGGACGACGAGGCCGCCCGCGCCGTGGAGAAGGAGGCCGCACAGGGCGCGGGCACCGCGACCGGCACCCGGGTCGATGTGACCGACGCCGCCGCCGTACGCGCCTGGGTCACCGCCACCGAGGACCGGTGGGGGCACATCGACGCGGCCGTCACCGCCGCCGGCATCACCCGGGACAACCCGCTCGTCCTGATGGAGGACGAGCAGTGGCGGCAGGTCATCGACACCAACCTCGACGGCGTCTACCACGTCTGCCGGGCCGTCGTCTTCGGCATGATGAAGCGCCGCGCCGGTGCCATCGTGAACCTCTCCTCGGTCGCCGGGGTGTACGGGCACGGCACCCAGACCAACTACTCCGCGTCGAAGGCCGGGATCATTGGCTTCTCCCGCGCCCTGGCCAAGGAGGCCGGCCGCGCCGGCATCCGGGTCAACGCGGTCGCCCCCGGGTTCATCGAGACCGACATGGTGGCCGCGATGAACGACAAGGCCCGCAAGGAGGCCCTGTCCTCGATCCCGCTGCGCCGCATGGGCACCGCGGAGGAGGTCGCCGACCTGGTCGCCTACCTGGTCTCCGACCGCGCCGCGTACATCACCGGAGCCGTCCTGCAGATCGACGGCGGCATCACCATCTGA
- a CDS encoding beta-hydroxyacyl-ACP dehydratase: MSGQREIRARLPHRFPMLLVDRLVDVVPGERLTALKAVTCNEPWYEKLGPQNPDEDFAYPPSLLVESWCQAAGVLATWDDPNPDVLQGQVMLFGAMTGVEFHRPVLPAEVLEHRVRLDRRIDDTLLFEGDSRSAGETVMTVGRIVMTFRPAESLRPAATAG, translated from the coding sequence ATGAGCGGCCAGCGCGAGATCAGGGCCCGGCTGCCGCACCGCTTCCCGATGCTGCTCGTCGACCGGCTCGTCGACGTCGTCCCCGGCGAACGCCTGACCGCGCTCAAGGCGGTCACCTGCAACGAGCCCTGGTACGAGAAGCTCGGCCCGCAGAACCCCGACGAGGACTTCGCCTACCCGCCCTCGCTGCTGGTGGAGTCCTGGTGCCAGGCGGCCGGCGTCCTCGCCACCTGGGACGACCCCAACCCGGACGTCCTCCAGGGCCAGGTGATGCTCTTCGGAGCCATGACCGGCGTCGAGTTCCACCGGCCGGTCCTGCCCGCCGAAGTCCTCGAACACCGCGTCCGGCTCGACCGCCGGATCGACGACACCCTCCTGTTCGAGGGCGACAGCCGCTCGGCCGGCGAGACGGTCATGACCGTCGGCCGGATCGTCATGACCTTCCGCCCCGCCGAGTCGCTGCGCCCCGCCGCGACGGCCGGCTGA
- a CDS encoding MbtH family protein — MTTNPFENDDARYLVLVNEENQHSLWPAFAEVPAGWTVAHGEDSRQACLDHINSHWTDMRPKSLADAMDAA, encoded by the coding sequence ATGACCACCAACCCCTTCGAGAACGACGACGCCCGCTACCTGGTCCTCGTCAACGAGGAGAACCAGCACTCCCTCTGGCCCGCCTTCGCCGAGGTCCCGGCCGGCTGGACCGTGGCCCACGGCGAGGACAGCCGTCAGGCCTGCCTCGACCACATCAACTCCCACTGGACCGACATGCGGCCGAAGTCACTGGCCGACGCCATGGACGCCGCCTGA
- a CDS encoding DsbA family protein: protein MARRGPRWYFSFRSPYSWMAYRDLLGQYPDVAERIEWLPFWEPDEPALDHLERNNITLPYVPMSKEKHLYILQDVRRLSRARGLDMVWPVDTEPRWHVSHLAYLAAQELGAGREFIAEVYRARWERGEDISDPDTIRRVGKDLGLDPELLAGAHENDEVRARGHAALDSLHRDGVFGVPYFISGYEKFWGVDRLPDFVADVRARATKTTVRKG from the coding sequence ATGGCACGAAGAGGACCGCGCTGGTACTTCTCGTTCCGCAGCCCCTACTCCTGGATGGCCTACCGGGACCTGCTCGGTCAGTACCCCGACGTGGCCGAGCGGATCGAGTGGCTGCCGTTCTGGGAGCCGGACGAACCCGCCCTCGACCACCTGGAGCGCAACAACATCACCCTGCCGTACGTGCCGATGTCCAAGGAGAAGCACCTCTACATCCTCCAGGACGTCCGCCGGCTCAGCCGGGCCCGCGGCCTGGACATGGTGTGGCCCGTCGACACCGAACCGCGCTGGCACGTCTCCCACCTCGCCTACCTCGCGGCCCAGGAGCTGGGCGCCGGACGGGAGTTCATCGCCGAGGTCTACCGGGCCCGCTGGGAGCGCGGCGAGGACATCTCGGACCCCGACACCATCCGCCGGGTCGGCAAGGACCTGGGCCTGGACCCGGAACTGCTCGCCGGGGCCCACGAGAACGACGAGGTACGCGCACGCGGTCACGCGGCCCTCGACTCCCTGCACCGCGACGGGGTGTTCGGCGTCCCGTACTTCATCAGCGGCTACGAGAAGTTCTGGGGCGTGGACCGGCTGCCCGACTTCGTCGCGGACGTCCGCGCCCGTGCCACCAAGACCACCGTGAGGAAAGGCTGA
- a CDS encoding alpha/beta fold hydrolase: protein MTHSLVCLPFAGGGAGFYRAWKNLPVHAPAIVPLQLPGREELFIEEPFRDAAEAADALAPAVADLTGGGPVALFGHSLGAVLAHEVARRLEEDPAVELTHLFVSGSPGPRTGRSRRATGLDDDAFLARVQEFAGYRHDALADPDMRELLLPVLRADVEMHENYRPATDAPLRTPVTSLRGTDDRLVSRDEAAEWQHATTGAFRLVELAGEHMYLTESPLPLLEAIGDALRLQPVPRP from the coding sequence ATGACTCACTCACTGGTCTGCCTCCCCTTCGCGGGCGGCGGGGCCGGCTTCTACCGCGCCTGGAAGAACCTTCCCGTGCACGCGCCGGCCATCGTGCCCCTGCAACTCCCCGGCCGCGAGGAGCTGTTCATCGAGGAACCGTTCCGGGACGCGGCCGAAGCGGCCGACGCGCTCGCCCCGGCCGTCGCGGACCTCACCGGGGGAGGGCCCGTCGCCCTCTTCGGGCACAGCCTCGGCGCCGTACTGGCCCACGAGGTCGCCCGGCGCCTCGAAGAGGACCCCGCCGTCGAGCTGACCCACCTCTTCGTGAGCGGTTCCCCGGGGCCCCGGACCGGCCGCAGCCGCCGGGCCACCGGACTCGACGACGACGCCTTCCTCGCGCGCGTACAGGAGTTCGCGGGATACCGGCACGACGCGCTCGCCGACCCCGACATGCGGGAGCTGCTGCTGCCCGTCCTGCGGGCGGACGTGGAGATGCACGAGAACTACCGACCCGCCACCGACGCACCGCTGCGCACCCCCGTCACCTCACTGCGCGGCACCGACGACCGGCTGGTCAGCAGGGACGAGGCGGCCGAGTGGCAGCACGCCACCACCGGCGCGTTCCGGCTCGTCGAACTGGCCGGCGAGCACATGTACCTCACCGAGTCGCCGCTGCCGCTCCTCGAAGCGATCGGCGACGCCCTGCGCCTCCAGCCGGTACCGCGGCCATGA